The Longimicrobium sp. DNA window ACACCAATGCTCCACCCGGATTCGGCGTGAGCTGGGAGGCTTCGGTGTGCGGAGATGCGATGCGCCCTCTCCGGCTCGCTTAGGCTCGCCACCTCTCCCGTACCGGGGGCCCGTACCGGGAGAGGTAGGGGTGAGGACATCGGCGCGGGTGGCGAGGATTTGTGCGGCGCGGAGTGGCCCCCTCCCCCGGCCCCTCCCCCGCTGCGCAGGGGAGGGGAGAACTCAGCGCACGACGAGGGTTCGGCTCATCGCGCCGTCGTGCGTGCACAAAAACCCCTCTCCCGGTACGGGAGAGGGCGAGCGCTCCAAGGCGCGGGGAGAGGGCGGACGGGTGCCGGCGCGACGGGTGGATGCCTGGACCGGACGCGCGCCGAAGCTCAGTTCAGCTCGTGGTCCTGGGGCGCGGTGCTGACGTTGAACTCCGTCTCGTGCGGCGGGAGGCCGCCGATGGTGACCACGAACTTGTAGATGCCGGGGCTGGGGAACTGCAGCCCCACCAGCGTGAACACCTGGTTGGCGGTGGAGAGCTCACCCGGGGGGACGATGGGCGGGTTGATCTCGCCCGCGGCGTCGAACAGCACGCCGCCGTCCTCGTCCACCAGGCGGATCTGCACGGGGAAGGTGCGGCCCCCGTCCGCGAACCCGGCCTGCACGCGGAAGGCGAACACCATCCGCGGATGGATCACCGGGAACTCGGACGCGGCGATGCGGTCGAAGATCCCCAGCACGTTCAGCTTGCCTTCCTGCGAGATGTTGGCCTCGTCGGCCAGGAACGCCATCGGGATCTTCATCGTCCGCCTTCCCCCGGCCGCGCCGGGCAGTCGTCGCTTCCCTTCCGCACCCACATCGACGTGACAGCCACGTCGTCCGGAACGGAATCGGCATTCACCTGCGCGGGCCGCCACGCCTTCGTCGCCACCGTGTCCAGCCCGAAGCTGAGCCCCGGCGCGTTCGGGAACCACACCGCCACCCGCCCCTCGCCGCGCCCCGCGCACATCCGCCCGAAGCGCGCGCGCAGGTCGGCCACCGTGGCGCCGACCGCCGCGCCCGCCGCTGTCTTCAACCCGGGCTGGTCGACGATGATCCGCTCCACCGCGTTCCCCGCCGTCACCGCCACCGCGCGGCGGCCGCCCGGCGCCACCACGAGGCCGCTGTCGACGGCCCCTTCCGCCCGCCACGTCGTGTCCTTCGCCTCGGGGCAGGCGGCGCGGAGCGCGTCCACCGGCATCCCCACGCGCACGGGGCCGATCCCGTAGCGGGTGACGACGGCGTCGCTGACGTTGCCGCATCCCCCCACCACCACCTCGCTTTCCATGCGCATGCGCAGCGAATCCTCGGCCGGCGCGGCCAGCAGCGCCCCGTCCGTCTGCCGCTCCAGCCGCGCGCGGACCAGGTAGCCCTGCGTCGGCTCCGCCGCGGGCGCCTGCTTCTGCGCGCCCGCGCCCCCCCCCGCGGCGGAGAGGGGCGCCGGGGGCGTGCGGATGCGCTGCCGGATCTGCACCGTGCGCCCCGCCGCCACGGAGGCCACGGGGATCTTCAGGCGCGTGGCCACGGGGAGGATGGTCACGGTCGGCTTCGGCCCGGACGCGGCCGAGTCGACCAGGGCCACGATCGGCGCCTGCAGGAGCAGGTTGATCACCGCGTCGGGCACCGGCGCCGCGCTGCCGTTGGCGATGGTGATCACGATCTCGTCGTCGGAGTTCCACGCGGGCTGCCGCGGCAGCGCCATCGTCATCTCCAGCCGCCCGCTCGCGGGAGGCGTGCCCTGCTGCCGCGCGGGCGGCTGCTTCGCGTCGCCGCGGCATCCCGCCAGCGCCAGCGCGGCGAGGGCGATCCCCATCTTCGTCCGCATCATCGTCGAGAGGGCAGGTCTGAGTCTTCCGCGCGTCCGGCGAGCCCCGGTTTTGCGTGCGTCGCGCGGCGCTCTATCTTGTCGCCCTTCCCGCTCTCGCGATAGGGCGGGCCAGCGACGGAGACCGGTCACGGGACGATGGCAGACGACGGAAAGCCGCAGCGGGGGAAGGAGAACCCCACGCTCAACCGCGCCGCGCGGATGGGCGCCGCCACCGAGGACGAGCAGCTGCTGCAGTCGCCGGCGGCGCAGCCCGCGCGCGCGGTAGACTTCACCAGCTCGGACCCGTGGCGGGTGTTCCGCATCATGGGCGAGTTCGTGGAGGGGTTCGACGCGCTGGCCAGGATCGGCCCGGCGGTCACCATCTTCGGCTCGGCGCGCGTGCAGCCCGACCACGAGCAGTACGGGCTGGCGCGCGAGACGGCGCGGCTGCTGGGCGAGGCGGGGTTCAGCATCATCACCGGCGGCGGGCCGGGGATCATGGAGGCGGCCAACCGCGGCGCGCGCGACGCGGGGGTGCTGTCGGTGGGGTGCAACATCGAGCTGCCCTTCGAGCCGGCCATCAACGAGTACGTCGACGTGGCCATCAACTTCCGCTACTTCTTCGTGCGGAAGACGATGTTCGTGAAGTACGCCGAGGCCTTCGTGATCTTCCCCGGCGGCTTCGGCACGCTCGACGAGCTGAGCGAGGCGCTGACGCTGATCCAGACCGGGAAGATCCGCGACTTCCCGGTGGTGCTCTACGGATCGGGCTACTGGCAGGGCTTCCTGGACTGGATCAAGGGCACGCTGCTGGACGAGGGGAAGATCTCCCCCGAGGACCTCGACCTGATGGTGGTCACCGACAGCCCCGAGGAAGTCTGCCGCATCGTGCTGGAGCGCAGCGGCAGCGTCCTCGACGGCGCGGCACGCGGGGTGGTGCCCGAGAACCCGGAGCGCCACGGGCTGATCAAGCGGAAAGCCGCGCAGAAGCCATCCGTCGAGGAGAAGCCGGCGGCGGCGGACCCCGGATCACCCGCGGAGCCGCACAAGGCGGACGCACAGTAGGCCGGGCGTTGGCCTGGGCGATTTCATCGCCCCGAACGGTGTCATCCTGAGGGAGCCCGTGCACCGATCTCTCGACCGCGCCGAATCCAGTGGGCGACCGAAGGATCTAGCCGACGCGGGCAGAAAGTCCGTCCGGACGAGCAGGCTTCTGCGCGGGGACAAGTAGATCCTTCGGTCGGCGCCGTAGATCGGTGTTCACGCGGATTCGGTGCGGCGCCTCCCTCAGGATGACATCTGACGGGGGTCTCCGTCGCCGGGCATGGATGGCGGACGCATTGTAACTTCCAGCGTAACTACGGGTGAGGCAGATGGCGCAGAGCCGGTATCTGAGCGGAAAGCGGATCGAGCCGACGAAGATCGGGCCGGGACTGACGGTCACCGATCTCGTGGACGGGACATTCCAGGCGTACAACGCGGCGCGGCTTCGTGAGGGTTGCCATCTCCTCACCAGGAAGATGCTGGAGGAGGATGTCACCGTCGGGCTGACGATGACGGGCGCGCTCACGCCGGCCGGGCTGGGGATGAGCAGCGTCATCCCGCTGATCGAGGCCGGGTTCGTCGACTGGATCATCTCCACCGGCGCCAACCTCTACCACGACACGCACTTCGGCATCGGGCTGGAGCTGCGGCAGGGCTCGCCGCAGATCTCCGACACCGTGCTGCGCGAGGAAGAGGTCGTGCGCATCTACGACATCTTCTTCGACTACTCGGTGCTCCTCGACACCGACGCCTTCTTCCGCCAGATCATCGCCTCGGACGAGTTCCAGCGGCCCATGTCGACCGCCGAGTTCCACTTCCTCTGCGGCAAGTACATCTCCGCGCGCGAGCAGGAGCTGGGGATCGGGCGCAAGTCGCTGCTGGCGGCCGCGTACGAGCACGCGGTGCCCATCTACACCTCGTCGCCGGGCGACTCGTCGATCGGGATGAACGTGGCCGCCAAGGCGCTGCAGGGAAACAGGCTGATGTTCGACGTCAACGCCGACGTCAACGAGACCGCGTCCATCGTGCTCGACGCCAAGCGCTCCGGTGGCAAGAGCGCGATCTGGATCCTGGGCGGCGGCAGCCCCAAGAACTTCGCGCTGCAGACCGAGCCGCAGATCCAGGAGGTGATGGGGATCGACGAGCGCGGCCACGACTATTTCCTGCAGGTGACCGACGCGCGCCCCGACACCGGCGGCCTTTCCGGCGCCACCCCCGCCGAAGCCGTCAGCTGGGGGAAGATCGACCCCGACAAGCTCCCCGACGCGGTGGTCTGCTACCTCGATTCCACTGTGGCGCTGCCGATCCTGGCCGCATACGCGCTCGACAACCACGCCCCGCGCACCCCGCGGCGCCTGTTCGAGCGCCGCGAGGAGATGATGGCGCGCATCCTGGAGGAGTACGAGCGCTCCGAGCGAAACGAGTCCGCGCAGGAAACCGCCCGCGAGCACGCCGCCCACAGCGGCCACATGCTCGAGCGGGATCGATAGCACCCACCGAATCCGGGAGAGCCGCAAAGGACACTGAGAGAACAGAGATGTTTCTCCCTGTCCTCTGCGGCTCTTCCCCTTCTTCAGAAACCGGATTCCACGGATATTCTCTCCGGACCCGCGATCCGGAGAGTGACCATGCCGAGAGATATCGAACCCGAGTATTGTGATCTGCCGATCGAAGTCGTTCGGGAGATGTCGGGCGAAGAGCGCATTCGCATCGCCTTCGAGCTGACGAACAGGATGCGCCGGAAGGTCTGGGAGAGGGTCTGCGAAGAGCACCCGGACTGGCCGATGTGGCAGAAGAAGGTCGAGTTCATGCGATGGTTCTTCGATCCCGAGCCGCTGCCGGAGGGATTCGAACAAGCCTTGCGCGCACGCGCCGACATCGATTCCCCCTGGTTCTAACGCTGGACACACGCCTGGTCCCCGCCTCCCCGAGATGAGCGACACCGTGCGGCAGTGGCTGCGCGATCCGGAGAAGTGGCTCCAGCTGCTGACGCTGGTCGGCGGCCTGACCGCGTTCGGGATCGGGCTGCACGAGTACCGCCAGGAGCAGCGCTGGAAGCGGCTTGAATACTTCACGCAGCTGCTGCAGTCCGTGGAGGCCGAGCCGGAGGTGCGCGGCGCGCTGGCGATGCTGGAGTACAACCAGCCGCGCGTCTGCGCGCACGACGGCGAGGCGCCGCGCTGCTTCGTGGCCACCGACAGCCTCCTCCTCGCCGCGCTCGACGGCGCGATGCGCAACCGGGCGCTCTCTCCCGACGAGCACCAGGTGATCTACTCGCTCGACCGGCTGCTGACGACGCTGGACCGGCTGGAGTACCTGCAGGCGCAGGGCTTCGTGGAGGAGGAAGTGCGTCATCCCACGGCAGCGTACTGGATCTCGCTGATCGGCGACCGCCGCAACCGAGCGAAGCCCGCCGCCGTCCGCGCGAAGCTCTGCGAGTACGTGCGCTACTTCGAGTACGAGGGCGCGCTGCGGCTGATCGCCCGCTACACGCCGCCGCGCGACCTCATCCGCGAATGCGCCGTGGACGGCTCGCGGGCCCATGACGGCAGCAACGAGCGATGAGCCAGATCGTCGTCGCTATCCCCGGACCCTGGAGGGACCGGTCCGAGTTGATGCAGGCGCTCGCGCGGGTGGACAGGGATCACATGTTCGCCTACCGCACCTTCTTCGAGCAGAGCACGAACACGTCGTGCGAGTTCGACCTCTATCCGCACGAGCCCGAGCTGCGCGGGACGTTCGAGATCTCCGGGCAGGGGAGATTCTCCCGGGAGGAGCTGGACCTGCTCGGATCCTACGCCTCCGCCGCCTGCCTGACCTTCGACGATCCCGGCTACGAGAACGCCCGCACCGCGGCCCGCTTCGCCAAGGTGCTGCTGGAGGCCGGCGGATTCGCGGTGAAGGTGGACTCGGGCGGCGTGGCGCACACCCGCGAGCGCTGGCTGCGCGACTGGGATTCCGACGACCCGTGGACGATCTACTCGCTCTTCGTCGTGCTCGTCGGCGGCGATGGGCTGGTCTATTCCTGCGGGATGCACAACTTCGCGCTGCCGGACGCGGCCGTGCCCGAGTCGCTCGGCGACGAGGCCGGGATCCAGCTGCTCAACGTCTTCAACGTGTACCAGCTGACCGAGTCGCCCGAGCTGGCCACGGGCCACACCTTCAGCGCCGACGCCGACGCGCCGCGCTTCCGGCTGCGGCACGGCCCGTACGCCGACGGCTACGATCCCGAGTCTCCGCTCTACAATCCGTACGGGATGTGGTCGCTGGAGCCCGCCGACCCGCCTCCGCCGCGCCGCCGCTGGAGCTTCCGCCGCCGCTGACGGCGCCGATCTCGTCCAATCCCCGCACTTTCGCACTTTCGCACTTTCGCACTTTCGCACTTTCGCACTTTCGCACTTTCGCACTTTCGCACTTTCGCACTTTCGCACTTTCGCACTTTCGCACTTTCGCACTTTCGCACTTTTGCACCTCCGCACTCGTCATGGACTTCCCCCGCCTGACCCGCTATCTGGCCGACCTCGCGGCGCACAACGAAAAGCCGTGGTTCGAGGCCAATCGCGCCGAGTACCAGGCGCTCCGCGACGAATTCCACGCGTA harbors:
- a CDS encoding TIGR00730 family Rossman fold protein, encoding MADDGKPQRGKENPTLNRAARMGAATEDEQLLQSPAAQPARAVDFTSSDPWRVFRIMGEFVEGFDALARIGPAVTIFGSARVQPDHEQYGLARETARLLGEAGFSIITGGGPGIMEAANRGARDAGVLSVGCNIELPFEPAINEYVDVAINFRYFFVRKTMFVKYAEAFVIFPGGFGTLDELSEALTLIQTGKIRDFPVVLYGSGYWQGFLDWIKGTLLDEGKISPEDLDLMVVTDSPEEVCRIVLERSGSVLDGAARGVVPENPERHGLIKRKAAQKPSVEEKPAAADPGSPAEPHKADAQ
- the speY gene encoding deoxyhypusine synthase is translated as MAQSRYLSGKRIEPTKIGPGLTVTDLVDGTFQAYNAARLREGCHLLTRKMLEEDVTVGLTMTGALTPAGLGMSSVIPLIEAGFVDWIISTGANLYHDTHFGIGLELRQGSPQISDTVLREEEVVRIYDIFFDYSVLLDTDAFFRQIIASDEFQRPMSTAEFHFLCGKYISAREQELGIGRKSLLAAAYEHAVPIYTSSPGDSSIGMNVAAKALQGNRLMFDVNADVNETASIVLDAKRSGGKSAIWILGGGSPKNFALQTEPQIQEVMGIDERGHDYFLQVTDARPDTGGLSGATPAEAVSWGKIDPDKLPDAVVCYLDSTVALPILAAYALDNHAPRTPRRLFERREEMMARILEEYERSERNESAQETAREHAAHSGHMLERDR